The Verrucomicrobiaceae bacterium DNA window CATGGATGGCTGAGGTGGACTTTCCCATCCAGGATATGCGCCTGGGAGGGGACTCACAAATGGAGTTTTTGCTCAAATGCGAGCTTTCGGTGCCTGTGAGAGACCCGCTTTGCCCCGCGCTGCATGCGGTGCACAGTGCGTGTATTTCTGGGCTGACAGAGGCTGCATCTTGAGTCATGAAGCGGGATGAATCCTATCCTAAAGATGCTGCCAGAGTCCGACCCGGCGATGATTTTGAGATTTCGTGATCGCCAGTTCGCTGCGGAGCTGCTGGCGGCGGCTTTGCTGCACCTGGATTTATTTACCTGGCTAGCTCAGCATGCAGGCGCGGATGATGCGCAGATCTGCCGAGAACTAGAGCTGCATGCGCGGCCGCTGGATGTGCTCCTGACGCTGTGCCGTGCTAGCGGCTTAGTGCAGACGGATGCTGCGGGGAAAAATACCCTCACCGTGCAGGGGCGTGAGCATTTAGTCGTAGGCTCACCCTGGTATCTGGGGCCGTATTATGCGCCGATCCGTGATACACCCGCCGTGCAGGGATTCCTGCGTGTGCTGCGCACGGGGAAGCCGGCGAATTGGCAGGCGAAGTCGGATGGGAAAGACTGGCATACCTCGATGCAGGATGCGGAATTCGCGCGGAGCTTTACGGAGCTGATGAACTGCCGTGGGCTGGTCTTTGGGCAGCATTTAGCGCGGGCTCTGACGCCGCATTTAGAGGGGAGGTCGCGTGTTCTGGACGTGGGGGGAGGCTCAGGCATCTATTCCTCGACGCTGGTGGCAGCGCATGCGCATATCCAGGCGACCGTGCTGGAGCAGCCACCCGTGGATGGCATCGTGCGTGCAGAGATCACGAAGCATGGGCTAGAGGGCCGCGTGGATGTGTGCAGCGGTGATATGTTCACCATGCAGTGGCCACAGGCAGATGTGGTGTTGCTTTCGAATGTGCTGCATGACTGGGACTGGCCAGAGGCGCAGGTTTTGGTCAACCGCGCTGCCGCAGCTCTGCCCGCTGGTGGGCTGCTGGTGGTGCATGATGCCTTCATCGCAGATGACAAATGCGGCCCGCTACCAGCCGCAGAATACTCCGCCCTGCTGATGCACATCACTCAGGGGAAATGCTACTCCGCAGCGGAGTATGCAGAGATGATGCGTGCGGCAGGACTGGCTCCTGGACACTATCAGCCCACGGTGGCGGATCGCGGATTCATGACCGCCGTAAAGCGCTGAGCCATCATGCTGGCAGTTCGAAGAAAGTGAGTCCCAGGATGGCATAGACCGCGAGCAGCAGCACGCCTTCCATCCAGTTGGACTCACCATCTTGCGAAATGAGCGCCGTGACCGAGACGGATACACCCACAGCGACCACCTCCATGGGGGTAAAGATGAGGTCCATCGGATTGCCGAAAGCGTAGCTGACAAAAACGAGCACCGGAGCGACAAACAGGGCCACCTGGAGACTCGATCCGACTGCGATGTTGATGGAGAGATTCATCTTGTTCTTCAGCGCCATGAGCACCGCCGTGGAGTGCTCTGCTGCATTACCGATGATAGCGACGAGGATGACGCCGACGAAGACCTCTGTGAGGCCGAGCGTATGTGAGGCTGCCTCGACTGCGCCGACGAGAAACTCACTCATCACCGCCACCAATGCCGTCGCGACGAAGAGCACGAGCATCGACTTGCCTTTGCTCCATCCGTGCGTGCCCAGGGCCTTTTCTTCCTCCGCATTCGGCTCACCGACGTAGAGATGCGTATGGGTTTTGAGGCTGAAAAAGAGGCTAAAAATGTAAACAATGAATAGCACAACAGAGATCTCCAGACTGAGATCCAGCTCCTTCGTGTGAGCGGATGCTCCAGCGACAAAATGGAAAACCGCAGGCAGCAGCAGGGCGATGCCAGAGAGTGCGAGCATGGTCGAGCCGATCGAGGCCGCTGTTTGATTAAAGCGCTGTGTCTTGAACTTCAGCCCCCCACAGAGTGCGCTGAGGCCGAGAACGAGGAGGATGTTCCCGATGATGG harbors:
- a CDS encoding methyltransferase domain-containing protein, yielding MNPILKMLPESDPAMILRFRDRQFAAELLAAALLHLDLFTWLAQHAGADDAQICRELELHARPLDVLLTLCRASGLVQTDAAGKNTLTVQGREHLVVGSPWYLGPYYAPIRDTPAVQGFLRVLRTGKPANWQAKSDGKDWHTSMQDAEFARSFTELMNCRGLVFGQHLARALTPHLEGRSRVLDVGGGSGIYSSTLVAAHAHIQATVLEQPPVDGIVRAEITKHGLEGRVDVCSGDMFTMQWPQADVVLLSNVLHDWDWPEAQVLVNRAAAALPAGGLLVVHDAFIADDKCGPLPAAEYSALLMHITQGKCYSAAEYAEMMRAAGLAPGHYQPTVADRGFMTAVKR
- the cax gene encoding calcium/proton exchanger, which codes for MRNLFAAKNLLNWFLIFVPIATYLEFTHASPVAIFICSAIAIIPLAGWMGRATEHLAERLGEGIGGLLNATFGNAAELIIAIMAMSKGLHGVVKASITGSIIGNILLVLGLSALCGGLKFKTQRFNQTAASIGSTMLALSGIALLLPAVFHFVAGASAHTKELDLSLEISVVLFIVYIFSLFFSLKTHTHLYVGEPNAEEEKALGTHGWSKGKSMLVLFVATALVAVMSEFLVGAVEAASHTLGLTEVFVGVILVAIIGNAAEHSTAVLMALKNKMNLSINIAVGSSLQVALFVAPVLVFVSYAFGNPMDLIFTPMEVVAVGVSVSVTALISQDGESNWMEGVLLLAVYAILGLTFFELPA